A window of the Drosophila simulans strain w501 chromosome 2L, Prin_Dsim_3.1, whole genome shotgun sequence genome harbors these coding sequences:
- the LOC6732866 gene encoding RNA-binding motif protein, X-linked 2, whose amino-acid sequence MNPLTNMKNVLKLSEHELQHGGKKSWHDMYKDSAWIFVAGFPYTLTEGDLVCVFSQYGEVVNINLIRDSKTGKSKGFCFLCYEDQRSTVLAVDNLNGIKILDRTLRVDHVADYKPPKENEKMDEETLRLYMEGCAPKPQLQHIKTEKKDSKSYRR is encoded by the exons ATGAATCCGCtaacaaatatgaaaaatgtgcTCAAACTGAGCGAACACGAACTGCAACATGGCGGAAAGAAGAGCTGGCACGACATGTACAAGGACTCAGCCTGGATTTTCGTGGCAGGATTTCCGTATACGCTAACTGAGGGCGACTTGGTTTGCGTATTCTCGCAGTACGGCGAAGTGGTCAACATCAATCTAATTCGAGACTCAAAAACGGGAAAGTCCAAG GGCTTCTGCTTTCTGTGCTACGAAGATCAGAGATCCACAGTGCTGGCCGTGGACAACCTGAATGGCATCAAAATCCTCGATAGGACACTGAGGGTCGATCACGTGGCCGACTACAAGCCTCCCAAGGAAAACGAGAAGATGGACGAGGAAACCCTGCGCCTTTACATGGAGGGCTGTGCGCCGAAACCTCAACTTCAGCACATCAAGACTGAGAAGAAAGACAGCAAAAGTTATAGACGATAA
- the LOC6732867 gene encoding probable RNA polymerase II nuclear localization protein SLC7A6OS isoform X1 — translation MPAVVRIKRRIDEEPHTAFVLNGKRRRLHNDENALVDAGAVAGATASDKDELTTVLKFAGTLEKQDDCATRKFAAARLNKTAARELVQQQRSNDAAIASALRRDRQRQEAQENSREQRFRVVNCLRSTLENSAAAAECPESQSQESSNHITIVDIESQQQQTGTENAAAEKQQQQEMTPSQDQQQPADSDVGYVYDLYVPENEMQAAYVDMMDDNYLRVIPVGEIVLEDCYNDQDEDYDSEDSNQENYFTNDYPDDDEAGAMGSDDELCRQMNKFMLDDDEDEFASTSEDDDYAAFRDPYVHTIDTEEDSFVDDVDFYNVDRERGSAYERYKRRILKELEGQEEEDEDDDDDSFASADGE, via the exons ATGCCAGCGGTTGTGCGAATCAAGCGACGCATCGACGAGGAGCCGCACACGGCATTTGTGCTGAACGGCAAGCGGCGGCGCCTCCACAACGATGAGAACGCCCTGGTGGACGCGGGAGCGGTGGCGGGAGCAACGGCATCAGACAAAGACGAACTGACCACCGTGCTCAAGTTTGCCGGCACGCTGGAGAAGCAG GACGACTGTGCCACTCGTAAATTCGCCGCTGCCAGGCTGAACAAGACCGCAGCACGTGAGCTGGTGCAACAGCAGCGCTCCAACGATGCAGCCATTGCCAGTGCGCTGCGCAGAGATCGCCAGCGGCAGGAGGCCCAGGAGAACTCACGGGAGCAGCGTTTCCGGGTCGTAAACTGCCTGCGCAGCACGCTCGAAAACAGTGCCGCAGCTGCGGAATGCCCGGAGAGCCAGAGTCAGGAGTCCAGCAACCACATAACCATCGTGGACATTGAatcgcagcaacagcagacgGGCACTGAAAATGCAGCAGCtgagaagcagcagcagcaggagatgACACCCAGccaggatcagcagcagccggcCGATTCGGACGTGGGCTATGTGTACGATCTATATGTTCCCGAGAACGAGATGCAGGCGGCATATGTGGACATGATGGACGACAACTACTTAAG AGTGATTCCTGTGGGCGAGATTGTGCTAGAAGATTGCTACAACGACCAGGACGAGGACTACGACTCGGAGGACTCGAACCAGGAGAACTACTTTACCAATGATTACCCGGACGACGACGAAGCGGGCGCCATGGGTTCGGATGATGAGTTGTGTCGGCAAATGAACAAGTTTATGCTCG ATGACGATGAGGATGAGTTTGCCAGCACTAGCGAAGATGACGACTATGCAGCCTTTCGCGATCCCTATGTGCACACGATCGACACTGAGGAAGACTCGTTTGTAGACGACGTGGACTTTTACAATGTCGACCGGGAGAGGGGCAGCGCCTATGAGCGCTACAAGCGAAGGATTCTGAAGGAACTGGAAGGTCAGGAAgaagaggatgaggatgatgatgatgactcCTTTGCGAGCGCAGATGGCGAATGA
- the LOC6732867 gene encoding uncharacterized protein LOC6732867 isoform X2: MPAVVRIKRRIDEEPHTAFVLNGKRRRLHNDENALVDAGAVAGATASDKDELTTVLKFAGTLEKQDDCATRKFAAARLNKTAARELVQQQRSNDAAIASALRRDRQRQEAQENSREQRFRVVNCLRSTLENSAAAAECPESQSQESSNHITIVDIESQQQQTGTENAAAEKQQQQEMTPSQDQQQPADSDVGYVYDLYVPENEMQAAYVDMMDDNYLRLYYPFNYYNNCYW, translated from the exons ATGCCAGCGGTTGTGCGAATCAAGCGACGCATCGACGAGGAGCCGCACACGGCATTTGTGCTGAACGGCAAGCGGCGGCGCCTCCACAACGATGAGAACGCCCTGGTGGACGCGGGAGCGGTGGCGGGAGCAACGGCATCAGACAAAGACGAACTGACCACCGTGCTCAAGTTTGCCGGCACGCTGGAGAAGCAG GACGACTGTGCCACTCGTAAATTCGCCGCTGCCAGGCTGAACAAGACCGCAGCACGTGAGCTGGTGCAACAGCAGCGCTCCAACGATGCAGCCATTGCCAGTGCGCTGCGCAGAGATCGCCAGCGGCAGGAGGCCCAGGAGAACTCACGGGAGCAGCGTTTCCGGGTCGTAAACTGCCTGCGCAGCACGCTCGAAAACAGTGCCGCAGCTGCGGAATGCCCGGAGAGCCAGAGTCAGGAGTCCAGCAACCACATAACCATCGTGGACATTGAatcgcagcaacagcagacgGGCACTGAAAATGCAGCAGCtgagaagcagcagcagcaggagatgACACCCAGccaggatcagcagcagccggcCGATTCGGACGTGGGCTATGTGTACGATCTATATGTTCCCGAGAACGAGATGCAGGCGGCATATGTGGACATGATGGACGACAACTACTTAAG GTTGTATTATCCGTTTAATTACTACAACAACTGCTACTGGTAA
- the LOC6732871 gene encoding uncharacterized protein LOC6732871, giving the protein MRCMLIFAIAAVSLACAAPPKSQNEILAHFFGYAETIRGIQIHNMMSLTLKFVQQVVDSVPIEQRGPGTATLQAYANKGKSLRQRGTTGEKYNYIFELQQVFEGLNSKLSQSAPESQVIGMSLLGLLAVSSEFANENEKLHNKFVEGATQMKAKLSPSTIVRESELFEAIDKYIASTDIQQHEALFEKIMSFKDRY; this is encoded by the exons ATGCGTTGTATGCTTATATTTGCCATAGCGGCTGtg AGCCTGGCCTGTGCTGCTCCTCCAAAATCGCAAAATGAGATACTAGCTCATTTCTTTGGCTATGCCGAGACCATCCGTGGCATTCAAATCCATAATATGATGTCACTCACCCTCAAATTCGTGCAGCAAGTTGTGGACAGCGTTCCGATTGAACAACGTGGACCGGGAACGGCTACCCTACAGGCCTATGCCAACAAGGGCAAGAGTCTCCGCCAGCGAGGCACCACTGGCGAGAAATATAACTACATCTTCGAACTGCAACAGGTGTTCGAGGGACTCAACAGCAAGCTGAGTCAATCGGCACCTGAATCCCAGGTGATTGGAATGAGCCTGTTGGGCTTACTGGCCGTCAGCAGTGAATTCGCCAATGAGAATGAGAAACTCCACAATAAGTTCGTCGAAGGTGCCACCCAAATGAAGGCTAAGTTGTCTCCGAGCACAATAGTTCGGGAAAGTGAGCTCTTCGAGGCGATCGACAAATACATCGCTTCCACTGATATACAGCAGCACGAAGCTCTCTTTGAGAAAATCATGAGCTTCAAGGATAGGTACTAA